Proteins from a genomic interval of Paenibacillus sp. FSL R5-0623:
- the ribE gene encoding riboflavin synthase: MFTGLVEEVGQIRRIGRKGEAMVLNIGASAIMDDLKIGDSVAVNGVCLTATTLEGGGFTADVMPETYRHTNLSQLQSGSKVNLERAMQSGGRFGGHIVQGHVDGTGVIGSITRDQNAIVFEIKPDDHQLFKYLIPKGSVTLDGISLTVVHTSDTAFTVSIIPHTIGETVLNVKKTGDTINIECDILGKYVDHLLQYGRGHRETGAGKPRSISEDFLANHGFA; the protein is encoded by the coding sequence ATGTTTACCGGTTTGGTGGAAGAAGTTGGTCAGATCCGGCGTATTGGTCGGAAAGGCGAAGCGATGGTCCTGAATATCGGAGCTTCCGCCATCATGGACGATCTGAAGATTGGTGATAGTGTAGCAGTGAACGGCGTGTGCTTAACTGCCACAACGCTCGAAGGTGGAGGTTTTACCGCCGATGTAATGCCTGAAACCTATCGCCATACCAATCTCAGTCAGCTGCAATCTGGCAGTAAAGTTAATCTGGAGCGGGCCATGCAATCAGGCGGTCGTTTTGGCGGCCATATCGTTCAGGGCCATGTCGATGGTACTGGAGTGATTGGCAGTATAACACGTGATCAGAATGCAATTGTGTTTGAGATCAAGCCTGATGATCATCAGTTGTTCAAATATCTGATCCCCAAAGGATCGGTTACACTGGATGGCATTAGTTTGACCGTTGTCCATACGTCGGATACGGCATTCACAGTTTCCATTATCCCGCATACCATTGGTGAAACTGTACTAAATGTGAAAAAGACAGGGGATACCATTAATATCGAATGTGATATTTTGGGCAAATATGTGGATCATCTGCTCCAGTATGGGAGAGGACATCGGGAGACGGGTGCTGGCAAGCCGCGCAGTATCAGTGAAGATTTTCTCGCCAATCACGGATTTGCATAA
- the ribD gene encoding bifunctional diaminohydroxyphosphoribosylaminopyrimidine deaminase/5-amino-6-(5-phosphoribosylamino)uracil reductase RibD, giving the protein MEMINDEFYMALALDMAERAQGQTGINPVVGCVVVKEGRIVGLGSHLKRGTGHAEVHALNMAGSDAEGSTVYVTLEPCSHYGKTPPCSERLIHEKVKRVVVCCEDPNPQVSGRGISMLRQQGIEVEVGVLRERGRRMNEKFIKYITTGLPFVTLKTATTLDGKIATRSGDSKWISNEPAREIVHALRHRHQGIMVGVDTVIADNPELTTRLQVEGISPVRIVVDSKLRLPVGAKMVKDGLAPTWVLTTDEASPEAAERLEAYGVEIIRCGPGPRVDLLNGLSKLGERDIGSILLEGGGTLNGAMLEARLVDRLLMFIAPKIVGGYDTPGSFRFEGVERMNQAIQLNQLEIEQVGDNISIGGIPVWPE; this is encoded by the coding sequence TTGGAAATGATCAATGATGAATTTTATATGGCACTGGCATTGGATATGGCGGAACGAGCACAGGGACAGACGGGCATCAATCCGGTCGTTGGATGTGTAGTTGTAAAAGAAGGTCGTATTGTAGGCCTGGGGAGCCATCTGAAACGTGGAACCGGTCATGCAGAGGTGCATGCACTTAACATGGCAGGCAGTGATGCAGAAGGAAGTACGGTATACGTTACACTTGAGCCTTGTAGTCATTATGGCAAGACGCCACCTTGTAGTGAACGCCTGATTCATGAAAAGGTGAAACGTGTTGTGGTATGTTGTGAAGATCCAAATCCGCAAGTATCCGGCAGAGGCATAAGCATGCTTCGTCAACAAGGCATTGAAGTTGAAGTTGGCGTACTGCGTGAGCGTGGAAGACGCATGAATGAAAAATTCATTAAGTATATTACAACGGGTCTACCTTTTGTGACGTTGAAGACAGCTACAACTTTGGATGGGAAAATTGCTACTCGCAGCGGAGACAGCAAGTGGATCTCGAACGAGCCTGCTCGTGAGATTGTGCATGCCCTTCGTCATCGTCACCAGGGAATTATGGTTGGCGTCGACACAGTGATTGCCGATAATCCGGAACTTACAACCCGTTTGCAAGTCGAAGGCATTAGTCCGGTGCGCATTGTGGTGGATTCCAAGTTACGTCTTCCCGTAGGTGCCAAAATGGTTAAGGATGGTCTTGCTCCGACATGGGTGCTGACAACAGACGAAGCCAGTCCTGAAGCTGCTGAACGTTTGGAAGCCTACGGCGTCGAAATTATACGCTGTGGTCCTGGACCACGTGTGGATCTGTTAAACGGACTTAGCAAGTTGGGTGAGCGTGACATTGGTTCAATTTTGCTTGAAGGTGGAGGTACCTTGAATGGAGCCATGCTGGAGGCGCGGTTGGTTGATCGACTGCTCATGTTTATCGCTCCGAAGATTGTAGGCGGTTATGATACACCTGGAAGCTTCCGATTCGAGGGTGTGGAACGTATGAATCAGGCCATTCAATTGAATCAGTTGGAGATCGAACAAGTTGGAGATAATATCAGCATTGGTGGCATTCCGGTGTGGCCTGAATAA
- a CDS encoding peptidylprolyl isomerase, translating into MAKQAKIKLANGGEVLIDLFDQEAPNTVANFEKLANSGFYNGLTFHRVIPGFVAQGGCPNGSGAGGPGYTINCEINPNKHERGTLAMAHAGRNTGGSQFYICYQPQPHLDGQHTVFGKVTKGMEFVDALEGKDKMETVEVVEA; encoded by the coding sequence ATGGCGAAACAAGCGAAAATTAAATTGGCAAACGGCGGAGAAGTTTTGATCGATCTGTTCGATCAAGAAGCTCCAAACACAGTAGCAAACTTTGAGAAACTGGCTAACTCCGGTTTCTACAATGGTCTTACATTCCACCGTGTTATCCCGGGCTTTGTAGCTCAAGGCGGATGCCCTAACGGTTCCGGTGCAGGTGGCCCAGGTTACACAATCAACTGTGAAATTAACCCCAACAAACATGAGCGCGGAACACTTGCTATGGCACATGCTGGCCGTAACACAGGTGGAAGCCAGTTCTACATCTGCTACCAACCTCAACCACATTTGGATGGACAACATACTGTATTTGGTAAAGTAACTAAAGGTATGGAATTCGTGGACGCTTTAGAAGGTAAAGACAAAATGGAAACTGTTGAAGTTGTAGAAGCTTAA
- the lysA gene encoding diaminopimelate decarboxylase, producing the protein MYLHGTSKINAQGHLEIGGVDATDLKEQFGTPLYVVDEQLVRERCREYMEAFRASGLGFQVAYASKAFCVMAMCALAAEEGLSLDVVSDGELFTALQAGFPAERIHFHGNNKTLEEIEMALDAEIGCFVVDNFNELHLLQAVAADKNRKVNILLRVTPGVEAHTHEYISTGQTDSKFGFDIGNGTAYEAIDLASKQSNLVLLGVHSHIGSQIFEVEGFQMAVQRVAEFAASVYERLNVAFKVVNLGGGFGIRYIDGDTPLEVAQYVKAITDAVKNHFAQIGYAVPEIWVEPGRSIVGEAGTTLYTVGTSKDIPGVRKYVAVDGGMTDNPRPALYESKYEAVLANRANEAAQETVSVAGKCCESGDMLIWDLDLPKVESGDLLAVACTGAYNYSMASNYNRIRRPAVVFVKDGQGDVVVRRETYQDIIQNDLVPARIGKQPVTR; encoded by the coding sequence ATGTATTTACATGGTACAAGTAAAATAAATGCGCAAGGACATCTGGAGATTGGCGGAGTTGATGCAACAGATCTGAAAGAACAATTTGGAACTCCCCTGTACGTTGTGGACGAGCAATTGGTTCGCGAGCGTTGCAGAGAGTACATGGAAGCATTCCGTGCTTCCGGACTGGGCTTCCAGGTTGCTTACGCAAGTAAAGCATTCTGTGTAATGGCGATGTGTGCCCTTGCAGCAGAAGAAGGACTTTCCCTGGATGTTGTATCTGATGGTGAACTGTTTACTGCACTGCAAGCAGGATTCCCGGCTGAGCGCATTCACTTCCACGGTAACAACAAAACGTTGGAAGAGATCGAAATGGCTCTTGATGCGGAGATCGGATGTTTTGTTGTTGATAACTTCAATGAATTGCATCTGTTGCAGGCTGTAGCAGCGGACAAAAATCGTAAAGTGAACATTTTGCTTCGTGTGACGCCTGGTGTTGAGGCACATACGCATGAATATATTTCCACAGGTCAAACGGATTCCAAATTTGGATTTGATATCGGTAATGGTACAGCATATGAAGCGATTGACTTGGCTTCCAAGCAGTCTAACCTGGTATTGCTCGGTGTGCATTCCCACATCGGTTCCCAGATCTTCGAAGTTGAAGGCTTCCAGATGGCGGTTCAACGTGTTGCCGAATTTGCAGCAAGTGTATATGAGCGTCTTAATGTTGCTTTCAAAGTGGTTAACCTGGGTGGTGGATTCGGAATCCGTTATATCGATGGAGATACTCCACTTGAAGTTGCACAATACGTGAAGGCTATTACAGACGCCGTTAAAAATCATTTTGCTCAAATCGGCTATGCCGTACCTGAGATCTGGGTTGAGCCAGGCCGCAGCATCGTGGGTGAAGCGGGAACAACACTGTATACCGTTGGAACTAGCAAAGACATTCCAGGCGTGCGTAAATACGTTGCCGTTGATGGTGGTATGACTGATAACCCACGTCCTGCTTTGTATGAATCCAAGTATGAAGCTGTGCTTGCCAATCGTGCGAATGAGGCTGCTCAGGAAACAGTATCCGTTGCGGGTAAATGTTGCGAGAGTGGCGATATGTTGATCTGGGATCTGGACCTGCCAAAAGTGGAAAGTGGCGACCTACTCGCTGTAGCTTGCACAGGTGCATATAACTACTCCATGGCGAGCAACTACAACCGGATTCGTCGTCCGGCCGTTGTATTTGTCAAAGACGGTCAAGGAGATGTCGTGGTACGCCGTGAGACGTATCAGGATATAATCCAGAATGACCTGGTACCAGCGCGTATTGGCAAACAGCCAGTTACTCGCTAA
- a CDS encoding spore germination protein → MDERTEHTGQENSEGITEEMLQKSAYEIQKEEEEKAYNKKKQNEMSDSIEESVQYWQENDDISPRMSENKYTLQQVLGLGESFDVNMREMVLGGKHVGLLMITGFAKDEILLEVLKRLTYLTPDDVSGHALKSYFECYIPHIQVEKVDKMSAVINKVLTGMSAMFVEGDRSVLIMDTRSYPVRSPEEPSLERVVRGSRDGFTETLLTNVTLVRRRIRDPGLKFEIMQVGRRTQTDVCVVYIDDIVDKVQVDSVREKIQRVDIDGIPAADKQLEEAIINKGWNPFPLVRYSERPDVTASHLLEGRVVIFVDTSPSVMILPTTFFDLCEHAEENRQTALMGTYLRWVRFAGILISLFLLPLWLLMVIDPSIKPMGLDFIGPQENVKLPIILQFLLIELGVDLLRMAAVHTPTPLASAMGLIAAILVGDIAVKTGYFVNEVVLYMAIAAIGMFATPSYELGLANRLVRLVLLIAVAIFKVPGLVVGCTLLILALTVHRSYNSSYLWPFIPFNAKALGNFLFRLPLLENKKRPSFNKTRDNTKMSDDPDGELRKSKKHK, encoded by the coding sequence ATGGATGAACGAACGGAGCACACAGGCCAGGAAAATAGTGAAGGTATAACGGAAGAGATGTTACAAAAGTCTGCTTATGAGATTCAGAAGGAAGAAGAGGAGAAAGCGTACAATAAGAAAAAACAAAATGAGATGTCCGACAGCATTGAGGAATCCGTACAATATTGGCAGGAAAACGATGATATCTCCCCACGCATGAGTGAGAACAAATATACGCTGCAACAGGTACTGGGGCTTGGAGAATCGTTCGATGTTAATATGAGGGAAATGGTCCTGGGTGGCAAGCATGTTGGATTGCTGATGATTACCGGTTTTGCCAAGGATGAGATTTTACTTGAAGTGTTGAAAAGACTGACCTATCTCACGCCAGATGACGTGTCCGGACATGCTCTCAAATCCTATTTTGAATGTTACATTCCCCATATTCAGGTGGAAAAAGTCGACAAGATGAGTGCGGTCATCAACAAGGTTCTTACCGGGATGAGCGCAATGTTCGTTGAGGGGGACCGCTCGGTCTTAATTATGGATACCCGGAGTTATCCGGTACGTTCACCCGAAGAGCCTTCATTGGAAAGGGTAGTCCGAGGTTCCAGAGACGGCTTTACCGAAACACTCCTGACCAATGTAACCCTGGTGCGCCGCAGAATACGCGACCCAGGACTGAAATTCGAAATTATGCAGGTGGGGCGGAGAACACAAACCGATGTCTGTGTGGTGTATATTGACGATATTGTGGATAAAGTGCAGGTAGATTCCGTTCGTGAAAAAATACAGCGAGTGGATATCGATGGTATTCCCGCAGCCGACAAGCAGCTAGAGGAAGCGATTATCAACAAGGGTTGGAACCCATTCCCGCTCGTTCGTTACTCGGAACGGCCGGATGTTACAGCCTCCCATTTGCTGGAAGGGCGAGTTGTCATTTTCGTAGACACTTCCCCCAGTGTGATGATTCTGCCTACGACCTTCTTCGACCTGTGTGAGCATGCGGAGGAAAACAGACAGACGGCATTGATGGGAACGTATTTACGATGGGTGCGTTTTGCAGGGATTCTCATCTCGCTGTTTTTGCTACCGTTATGGCTTCTCATGGTAATTGATCCTTCGATTAAACCGATGGGACTTGACTTCATTGGTCCGCAGGAAAATGTAAAGCTGCCGATTATTCTGCAATTTCTCCTGATTGAACTTGGCGTCGATTTATTACGGATGGCGGCGGTTCATACGCCTACACCTCTGGCATCGGCGATGGGCTTGATCGCGGCAATTCTAGTCGGGGATATCGCCGTCAAAACAGGATATTTTGTCAATGAAGTTGTACTCTATATGGCTATCGCAGCCATCGGAATGTTTGCCACACCGAGTTACGAGCTTGGACTTGCCAACAGGCTAGTCAGGTTGGTTCTGTTAATTGCTGTTGCGATATTCAAGGTTCCGGGATTGGTCGTGGGCTGTACCTTGCTCATATTGGCGCTTACCGTTCACCGGTCGTACAATTCTTCGTATCTCTGGCCTTTTATACCGTTTAATGCAAAGGCCCTGGGCAATTTTTTATTTCGGCTTCCGTTGCTGGAAAATAAAAAACGTCCATCATTTAATAAAACCCGTGACAACACCAAAATGTCCGATGATCCGGACGGGGAACTGCGAAAAAGTAAAAAACACAAATGA
- a CDS encoding stage V sporulation protein AB, protein MRMSVLNGAISIVLGIAGGIAVGSGVIALILVLDMIPRLAQLTQSYDKTHWYEGALIGGSLLGTVADFWHWKMHGVLLLSPIVGLFCGVFIGLLAAALTEVLNVLPVLAKRLGMKPYLFGLLLAMILGKMTGSLFDFFIYQR, encoded by the coding sequence ATGCGGATGAGCGTTCTTAATGGAGCAATCAGCATTGTATTGGGTATTGCAGGGGGAATTGCCGTAGGGAGCGGCGTAATTGCGCTCATTCTGGTGCTCGATATGATCCCAAGGTTGGCTCAACTTACGCAATCGTATGACAAGACTCACTGGTACGAAGGGGCGCTAATAGGTGGTTCACTGCTCGGGACGGTAGCGGACTTCTGGCACTGGAAAATGCATGGGGTGCTGCTGCTCAGCCCAATCGTTGGTTTGTTCTGTGGCGTGTTCATCGGACTGCTGGCCGCGGCGCTCACTGAGGTACTCAATGTACTGCCCGTACTAGCCAAACGATTGGGCATGAAACCTTATTTGTTTGGATTACTGCTCGCCATGATTTTGGGCAAAATGACAGGTTCCCTGTTTGATTTTTTTATATATCAGCGGTAA